GATGGCGAGAAGCGCTACATCCTGGCGCCGCTCGGCCTGAAGACCGGTGACACGGTTGTCACTGGCCCCGGAGCGGAAATTCGCGTGGGCAATGCGTTGCCGCTGGCCAATATCCCCACCGGTACGGTGGTGCACAACATTGAGCTCAAAGAGGGCAAGGGCGGCCAGCTCGTGCGCTCGGCCGGCTCAGGTGCGCAGATCGCTGCCAAAGAGGGCGAATATGCCCAGATTCGTATGCCCTCGGGCGAAGTGCGCCTGATCGGCCAGAACTGCTATGCCACCATTGGCCAGCTCGGCAATGTAGATCACGGCAACATCAAGCTCGGCAAAGCCGGCCGCACCCGCCATCGTGGCATCCGCCCGACGGTGCGTGGCTCGGCGATGACCCCGCGCGACCATCCGCACGGTGGTGGTGAGGGTCGCCAGCCGATCGGTATGGCTGGCCCGAAGAGCCCGTGGGGCAAGCCGACCCTCGGCAAGAAGACCCGGCGCAACAAGCGCACGGACAAGTTCATTTTGCGTGGCCGCGCGAGCAAGAAGCGCTAGGCTAACGGCTGGAGATTTAAATTATGGGACGTTCACTTAAAAAAGGGCCGTTTGTAGAGCCGAAGCTTCTGAAGAAGATCGAGGCGATGAACGAGCGCAAAGAGAAAAAAGTTATCCGCACCTGGAGCCGTGCCAGCCAGATCTTCCCGCAGATGGTGGGCCACACCATCGCGGTGCATGATGGCCGCCGCCATGTGCCGATCTACATCACTGAAAATATGGTGGGGCACCGCCTGGGCGAATTTGCGCCCACGCGCACCTTCCGAGGCCACGTGAATGAAAAGGCCTCGGACGCGAAGGGACGATAAGGCATGGCTGACTTTCAAGCGACCCTGAGCAACGCCTCCATCTCGGCGCAGAAGATGCGCCTGGTGGTAGACCTGGTGCGTGGTAAGAGCGCCCAGCAGGCCGTTACCATCCTCACCTTCACCCCCAGCAAGGCGGCCCAGCCGCTGCTCAAGCTGGTGAAATCTGCGATTGCCAGTGCCGCGCAGAACCAGGGTGTTGGGATCGAAGAGTTGTATGTGCACGCCATCACCGCAGACGAAGCGCCGACACGCAAATGGCGCCGCTTCGGAGCGCGTGGGCGCTTCAAGCCCATGTTCCGCCGCAGCTCGCACGTCACCGTGACCCTGCGCCAGCGTGCCGCTGCCCAGACCACTGCCCCGGCCAGCAAGGCAACTGCGGCCAAGGCCGAGAAGTAGGAGAAGATCATGGGTCGTAAAGTAGATCCGCGAGGCTTTCGCCTCAAGATTAATAAGACCTGGGATGGCCGCTGGTTTGCCGAAGGCAAAGACTACGTAGACCGCCTGCACCAGGATTTTGCCATTCGCAAGATGGTGCAAGACAAGGCGCCGCGGGCCGGCATCTCCAAGGTTGAAGTGGAGCGCTTCCCTGGCAGCGTCAAGATCTCCGTGCACACCGCCAAGCCGGGCATCCTCATCGGCAAGAAGGGCGAGAACGTCAAAGAATTGCGCCGTTCGCTCGAAGCCCTGGTGGGTATGAAGATCGAGCTCGACATCAAGGAGATCAAGGATCCCGATCTGGATGCCAAGCTGGTTGCGGTCAACATCGCCGATCAGCTCGAGCGCCGCATCAGCTACCGCCGTGCCATCAACCGCGCCCTGCAGCAGACCATGCGTGCCGGCGCCGGTGGCATCAAGGTAGAAGTCGCCGGCCGCCTGGGCGGCTCCGATATGTCTCGCCGCATTTGGATGCGCGAGGGCCGCGTGCCCCTGCACACCCTGCGTGCCGACATTGACTACGCCATTGCCGAAGCGCACACCCAGTACAGCTCGATCGGTATCAAGGTGTGGGTGTACCGTGGCGAGGGCAAGGCCGAAACTGAGGCCGAGCCGGAAACCAGCGAAGGCGTGTACGTCAGCGAATAAGCTGATGACAAGGAATTAGGACAAGCATATGTTGCAACCAAAACGTTTCAAGTTCCCCAAGATGCACCGCGGCCGCATGCGTGGCAAAGCGCAGCGTGGCGCCGAAGTGCATTTTGGCGAGTATGGCCTGCAGGCGCTGGAGCCACATTGGATCTCCGGCCGCCAGTTGGAAGCCTGCCGCCGCGCCATTGTGCGTGAGGCACGCCGCCGCGGGAAAGTATGGATCCGCGTCTTCCCCGACAAGCCGATCACCAAGCGTGCCGCCGAAACCCGCATGGGTAAGGGTAAGGGTAGCGTGGAGTACTACGCCGCCGTCGTGCGCCCGGGGACGGTGCTGTTCGAGGTAGCCGGTATGCCGCCCGAGGTCGCTCAGCGCGGCCTGGAGCTGGCCGCGGCCAAGCTGCCCATTCGCACCAAGATCATCAAGCGCATTGAGTTCCTGAGCGAGTAACCGAGATGGCTAAAGCAACCAAAGCAGCAGACCTGCGCAAATTGACCAGTCAGCAGATCGTCGAGCAGATTGACGAAGCCCGTGAGCAGCTCATGCGCATGCGCTTCCAAAAGGCCACCGGCGAACTGACCGACCAGAATGCCCCGCGTGCCCAGCGCCGCAAGATCGCCCAACTGATGACGATCTTGAAGGAAAAGGGCGCCGTAGAGGCGGGCGGTGTGCCTGCCAAGGCCGCCGCGGACAAGAAAACAGAAGGTGAAGCATGAACAAGCGCCGCCAAATTGAAGCCGTTGTAACCAGCAATAAGATGGACAAGACGGTCGTCGTACGCACTACCCGCAGCTTCCGCCACCCGGTCTACGGCAAAGTGGTTGAGGCGCAGCACAAGCTGGTGGCCCATGATGAATTGGGCTGCAAGATTGGCGATACCGTGCGCATCGTGGAGAGCCGTCCCATCTCCAAGACCAAGCGCTGGGTGGTGGTGGAAATCATCAACAGCTCGGTCAAGGAAGAGGTGGCCTAGATGATCCAGCACGAAACTCGTGTGCGTGTTGCCGATAACAGCGGCGCGCGCGAACTGCTCGTCATGCATGTGGTCGGCAGCACCCGCCGCCGCTACGCCAGCATTGGTGACATCGTGGTCGGCACCGTCAAGAGTGCCATCCCGGCCGGTGCGGTGAAGAAGAGCGAAGTGGTGCGCGCCGTCATCGTGCGCATCTCCAAAGAATGGCGCCGTGAAGACGGCTCCTACATTCGCTTTGACGACAACGCTGCCGTCATTTTGGAAGGCACGACCACCAACCCCAAGGGCACCCGCATTTTTGGGCCGGTGGCCCGTGAATTACGCGATAAGGGCTTCATGCGCATTGTTTCCCTGGCGCCTGAAGTGCTGTAGGAGTGATCGTGAAGGTTAAGCTGAAAATTCGCAAGGGCGACACGGTGGAAGTGGTCACCGGCAAAGAGGTGGATAAGGGCAAGCGTGCCGAAGTGATTCGCGTGCTGCCCAAGACCAACCGTCTGGTCGTTCAAGGTGTAAACATGCGCAAGCGTCACCAGCGCGCCAGCCAGCAGGATGGCCGCCAGGTGAATGCCGGCATCGTGGAATTTGAGGGCCCGCTCTCGATCTCCAACGTCATGCTGGTGTGCCCCTCGTGCAGCAAGCCCGTTCGTGTGGGCTTCAAGCGCAGCGAGCAGGGCTCTCAGCGTGTGTGCAAGAACTGTGGCAAGGATATCGACTAAGCCCAAGGGCATAGTTTGATCTAGGAGTGAAATTAATGGCTCATTATTTGAAAGAGCGGTACACGCAGGAAGTCAGCCCGGCCTTGATGAAGGCACTCGGCTTGGCCAATGTGATGCAAGTACCCCGCATCCAGAAAATTGTCTTGAACGTTGGCTTGGGCAAGGCCAAAGACGAATCGAAGGCCTTTGATGGCGCGGTGAATGACCTCACCATCATCACCGGCCAGAAGCCGATGATTACGCGTGCCCGCAAAGACATTGCGAACTTCGCCTTGCGCGCCGGCCGCCCGATCGGTGTCAAAGTCACCCTGCGGGGCGACAAAATGTGGTCGTTCTATGACCGCCTGGTCAACATCGCCTTGCCGCGCATGCGTGACTTTCGTGGCGTGCCCGCCGATGCGTTCGACGGCCGTGGCAACTACACCTTGGGCCTCTC
The DNA window shown above is from Anaerolineales bacterium and carries:
- the rplB gene encoding 50S ribosomal protein L2, encoding MAVKNYKPTTPGRRGASGYTFDEVTKSTPERSLLAKKVKSGGRNVRGKITVRHRGGGHRQRLRIVDFRRDKHDIPAKVAGIEYDPNRTAYLALLHYADGEKRYILAPLGLKTGDTVVTGPGAEIRVGNALPLANIPTGTVVHNIELKEGKGGQLVRSAGSGAQIAAKEGEYAQIRMPSGEVRLIGQNCYATIGQLGNVDHGNIKLGKAGRTRHRGIRPTVRGSAMTPRDHPHGGGEGRQPIGMAGPKSPWGKPTLGKKTRRNKRTDKFILRGRASKKR
- the rpsS gene encoding 30S ribosomal protein S19, with product MGRSLKKGPFVEPKLLKKIEAMNERKEKKVIRTWSRASQIFPQMVGHTIAVHDGRRHVPIYITENMVGHRLGEFAPTRTFRGHVNEKASDAKGR
- the rplV gene encoding 50S ribosomal protein L22, with the protein product MADFQATLSNASISAQKMRLVVDLVRGKSAQQAVTILTFTPSKAAQPLLKLVKSAIASAAQNQGVGIEELYVHAITADEAPTRKWRRFGARGRFKPMFRRSSHVTVTLRQRAAAQTTAPASKATAAKAEK
- the rpsC gene encoding 30S ribosomal protein S3, whose translation is MGRKVDPRGFRLKINKTWDGRWFAEGKDYVDRLHQDFAIRKMVQDKAPRAGISKVEVERFPGSVKISVHTAKPGILIGKKGENVKELRRSLEALVGMKIELDIKEIKDPDLDAKLVAVNIADQLERRISYRRAINRALQQTMRAGAGGIKVEVAGRLGGSDMSRRIWMREGRVPLHTLRADIDYAIAEAHTQYSSIGIKVWVYRGEGKAETEAEPETSEGVYVSE
- the rplP gene encoding 50S ribosomal protein L16 — protein: MLQPKRFKFPKMHRGRMRGKAQRGAEVHFGEYGLQALEPHWISGRQLEACRRAIVREARRRGKVWIRVFPDKPITKRAAETRMGKGKGSVEYYAAVVRPGTVLFEVAGMPPEVAQRGLELAAAKLPIRTKIIKRIEFLSE
- the rpmC gene encoding 50S ribosomal protein L29 encodes the protein MAKATKAADLRKLTSQQIVEQIDEAREQLMRMRFQKATGELTDQNAPRAQRRKIAQLMTILKEKGAVEAGGVPAKAAADKKTEGEA
- the rpsQ gene encoding 30S ribosomal protein S17 — translated: MNKRRQIEAVVTSNKMDKTVVVRTTRSFRHPVYGKVVEAQHKLVAHDELGCKIGDTVRIVESRPISKTKRWVVVEIINSSVKEEVA
- the rplN gene encoding 50S ribosomal protein L14 codes for the protein MIQHETRVRVADNSGARELLVMHVVGSTRRRYASIGDIVVGTVKSAIPAGAVKKSEVVRAVIVRISKEWRREDGSYIRFDDNAAVILEGTTTNPKGTRIFGPVARELRDKGFMRIVSLAPEVL
- the rplX gene encoding 50S ribosomal protein L24, which encodes MKVKLKIRKGDTVEVVTGKEVDKGKRAEVIRVLPKTNRLVVQGVNMRKRHQRASQQDGRQVNAGIVEFEGPLSISNVMLVCPSCSKPVRVGFKRSEQGSQRVCKNCGKDID
- the rplE gene encoding 50S ribosomal protein L5, with product MAHYLKERYTQEVSPALMKALGLANVMQVPRIQKIVLNVGLGKAKDESKAFDGAVNDLTIITGQKPMITRARKDIANFALRAGRPIGVKVTLRGDKMWSFYDRLVNIALPRMRDFRGVPADAFDGRGNYTLGLSEQLIFPEIQYDNIEQVRGLEVTIVTSARNDDEGRALLQLMGMPFKKEG